One segment of Variovorax paradoxus DNA contains the following:
- a CDS encoding ABC transporter ATP-binding protein, whose amino-acid sequence MSFIGKTDTLLAVDDLKVHFPRGKSGWGRTPEVVKAVDGVSFEVRRGSTLAVVGESGSGKTTTALAVMRLAPVTSGRLQLGGTDLGALKGEALRQARTRMQIIFQDPFSSLNPRERAGAAVRAPLDLMRVGTPDERTRRVAELFEAVGLRPEQQHLFPHQFSGGQRQRINIARALATNPELVVCDEPVSALDIAIRAQILNLLARLQRELGLTYLFISHDMAVVEHICDDIAVMYLGQIVERAPRRSFFARPLHPYSVALMSAVPTVSGGRRRAANRIKLSGDPPSPIDPPRGCRFAGRCPVAEPACAAELPPLREVAPDHWVRCRRVDVVDGLPLPPLSMPETP is encoded by the coding sequence ATGAGCTTCATCGGCAAGACCGACACGCTGCTGGCCGTCGACGACCTGAAGGTGCACTTTCCGCGCGGCAAGTCGGGCTGGGGGCGCACGCCCGAGGTGGTGAAGGCGGTGGACGGTGTCTCGTTCGAGGTGCGCCGGGGCAGCACGCTGGCGGTGGTCGGCGAATCGGGCTCGGGCAAGACAACCACCGCGCTGGCGGTGATGCGGCTCGCGCCCGTGACTTCCGGGCGGCTGCAGCTCGGCGGCACCGACCTGGGCGCGCTGAAGGGCGAGGCGCTGCGGCAGGCGCGCACGCGCATGCAGATCATCTTCCAGGACCCGTTCTCCTCGCTGAACCCTCGCGAACGCGCGGGCGCCGCCGTGCGCGCGCCGCTGGACCTGATGCGCGTGGGCACGCCCGACGAGCGCACGCGCCGCGTGGCCGAGCTGTTCGAGGCGGTGGGCCTGCGGCCCGAGCAGCAGCACCTGTTTCCGCACCAGTTCTCCGGCGGACAGCGCCAGCGCATCAACATCGCGCGGGCGCTGGCCACCAACCCGGAGCTGGTGGTGTGCGACGAGCCGGTGTCGGCGCTCGACATCGCGATTCGCGCGCAGATACTGAACCTGCTGGCGCGGCTGCAGCGCGAGCTGGGGCTGACCTATCTCTTCATCTCGCACGACATGGCGGTGGTGGAGCACATCTGCGACGACATCGCGGTGATGTACCTCGGCCAGATCGTGGAACGCGCGCCGCGGCGCAGCTTCTTCGCGCGGCCGCTGCATCCGTACAGCGTGGCGCTGATGTCGGCCGTGCCCACCGTGAGCGGCGGGCGCCGGCGCGCGGCGAACCGCATCAAGCTCAGCGGCGATCCGCCGAGCCCCATCGACCCGCCCAGGGGCTGCCGCTTCGCCGGCCGCTGCCCGGTGGCGGAGCCGGCCTGCGCGGCCGAGCTGCCGCCGCTGCGCGAGGTCGCGCCCGATCACTGGGTGCGTTGCAGGCGCGTCGACGTCGTCGACGGCCTGCCGCTCCCGCCTCTTTCGATGCCAGAGACGCCATGA
- a CDS encoding GNAT family N-acetyltransferase — MTTSTLLIRPPVPDDFVAWKPLWDGYNAFYGREGATALPDGITQVTWQRFFDAYEPVHALVAERDGQLVGLTHYLYHRSTTRIEPTCYLQDLFTLPSERGRGVGRQLIEGVYDRAKLAGVHRVYWQTQVTNRAGRALYDKVATHDGFIVYGTLV; from the coding sequence ATGACGACTTCCACTCTCCTGATTCGCCCTCCGGTGCCCGACGACTTCGTGGCCTGGAAGCCGCTCTGGGACGGCTACAACGCCTTCTACGGTCGCGAGGGCGCCACCGCCCTGCCGGACGGGATCACGCAAGTCACGTGGCAACGCTTCTTCGATGCCTACGAGCCGGTGCATGCGCTGGTGGCCGAGCGCGACGGGCAACTGGTCGGCCTCACGCACTACCTGTACCACCGCAGCACCACGCGCATCGAGCCGACCTGCTACCTGCAGGACCTGTTCACGCTGCCGTCGGAACGCGGGCGCGGCGTGGGGCGCCAGTTGATCGAAGGTGTCTACGACCGCGCGAAGCTCGCGGGCGTCCACCGCGTGTACTGGCAGACGCAGGTGACCAACCGCGCGGGCCGCGCGCTGTACGACAAGGTGGCAACGCACGACGGATTCATCGTGTACGGCACGCTGGTCTGA
- a CDS encoding ABC transporter permease — protein sequence MGTLRYAASRLLQALGLVLAVVVLNFVLVHAAPGDPVETIAGASGGMSPELMAQLRTQYGLDKSLPVQLGVYLGKVARGDLGYSYFFNLPVTSMIAERVPATLLLVLSSVLLAFFVGTALGVLSSRRPNGWLSQFITVLSLVGFAAPVFWLGIMLVILLASVFPILPVAGMRAIDSSGAGGLADMLDVAHHLVLPTITLSLVYLAQYSRLARSSMLDVLGSDFIRTARAKGLAERVVLYKHALRNALLPVVTVLGLQFGNVLAGAILVETVFNWPGLGRLAFESVLRRDYPTILGVLLFSSVVVVVMNQLTDLCYRFIDPRIKAS from the coding sequence ATGGGCACGCTGCGTTATGCCGCCTCGCGACTGCTCCAGGCCCTGGGCCTGGTGCTTGCGGTGGTGGTGCTGAATTTCGTGCTGGTGCACGCCGCGCCGGGCGACCCGGTGGAGACCATTGCCGGCGCGAGCGGCGGCATGTCGCCCGAGCTGATGGCGCAGCTGCGCACGCAGTACGGGCTCGACAAGTCGCTGCCGGTGCAGCTGGGCGTGTACCTGGGCAAGGTGGCGCGCGGCGACCTGGGCTACTCGTACTTCTTCAACCTGCCGGTGACCAGCATGATCGCCGAGCGCGTGCCGGCCACACTGCTGCTGGTGCTCAGCTCCGTGCTGCTGGCGTTCTTCGTGGGCACGGCGCTGGGCGTGCTGTCGTCGCGCAGGCCGAACGGATGGCTGTCGCAGTTCATCACGGTGCTGTCGCTGGTGGGTTTCGCGGCGCCGGTGTTCTGGCTGGGGATCATGCTGGTGATCCTGCTGGCCTCGGTGTTCCCCATCCTGCCGGTGGCGGGCATGCGCGCCATCGACTCGTCCGGGGCCGGCGGCCTGGCCGACATGCTCGACGTGGCGCACCACCTGGTGCTGCCCACGATCACGCTGAGCCTGGTGTACCTCGCGCAATACAGCCGGCTCGCGCGCTCGTCGATGCTCGACGTCCTGGGCTCGGACTTCATCCGCACCGCGCGCGCCAAGGGCCTGGCCGAGCGCGTGGTGCTCTACAAGCACGCGCTGCGCAACGCGCTGCTGCCGGTGGTCACGGTGCTGGGGCTGCAGTTCGGCAACGTGCTGGCCGGCGCCATCCTGGTGGAGACGGTGTTCAACTGGCCGGGCCTCGGCCGGCTGGCCTTCGAGTCGGTGCTGCGGCGCGACTATCCGACCATCCTCGGCGTGCTGCTGTTCTCGTCGGTCGTGGTGGTGGTGATGAACCAGCTCACCGACCTGTGCTATCGCTTCATCGACCCACGGATCAAGGCCTCATGA
- a CDS encoding ABC transporter ATP-binding protein, which translates to MATRNDDALLQVQDLHVEFKTRRGRALVLNGVDFEIRAGETLCVVGESGCGKSMTALALLRLIPSPPGRIRDGRVLFQGEDLVQASDARMREVRGNRISMIFQEPMTSLNPVFTVGDQIGESLQLHAGMNAHAARQRAVEMLRQVGIPAPERRVDEYPHQLSGGMRQRVMIAMALACRPDILIADEPTTALDVTVQAQIFDLLRELQREKGTAIMLITHDMGAVAEMADRVMVMYAGRVIEQGTTEQVLSEPGHPYTRGLIDCLPELGSSAAWDGEAREDLAEIAGVVPSIWELGAGCAFRERCPRAMARCATEVPPMFAVHGEVAPGLPHGAACWLHAEALGTQGRHEREAA; encoded by the coding sequence ATGGCCACGCGCAACGACGACGCATTGCTGCAAGTGCAGGACCTGCATGTCGAGTTCAAGACCCGGCGCGGCCGGGCGCTGGTGCTCAACGGGGTCGACTTCGAGATCCGCGCCGGCGAAACGCTCTGCGTGGTCGGCGAGTCGGGCTGCGGCAAGAGCATGACGGCGCTGGCACTGCTGCGGCTGATTCCGTCGCCGCCCGGGCGCATTCGCGACGGCCGCGTGCTGTTCCAAGGCGAAGACCTGGTGCAGGCGAGCGACGCCCGCATGCGCGAGGTGCGCGGCAACCGCATCTCGATGATTTTCCAGGAGCCGATGACCTCGCTGAACCCGGTGTTCACCGTGGGCGACCAGATCGGCGAATCGCTGCAGCTGCATGCCGGCATGAACGCGCATGCGGCGCGCCAGCGGGCCGTCGAGATGCTGCGCCAAGTGGGCATTCCCGCGCCCGAGCGGCGTGTGGACGAGTATCCGCACCAGCTCTCGGGCGGCATGCGCCAGCGCGTGATGATCGCGATGGCGCTGGCCTGCCGCCCCGACATCCTGATTGCCGACGAGCCCACCACCGCACTCGACGTGACGGTGCAGGCGCAGATCTTCGACCTGCTGCGCGAGCTGCAGCGCGAGAAGGGCACGGCCATCATGCTCATCACGCACGACATGGGCGCGGTGGCCGAGATGGCCGACCGCGTGATGGTGATGTACGCCGGCCGCGTGATCGAGCAGGGCACCACCGAGCAGGTGCTGTCGGAGCCCGGCCATCCGTACACGCGCGGCCTGATCGACTGCCTGCCCGAGCTCGGCAGCAGCGCCGCCTGGGACGGCGAGGCGCGCGAAGACCTCGCCGAAATCGCGGGCGTGGTGCCATCCATCTGGGAACTGGGCGCGGGCTGCGCTTTTCGCGAGCGGTGCCCGCGCGCGATGGCGCGCTGCGCGACCGAAGTGCCGCCGATGTTCGCGGTGCATGGCGAAGTGGCGCCCGGCCTGCCCCACGGCGCGGCCTGCTGGCTGCATGCCGAAGCACTCGGCACGCAAGGCCGTCACGAACGGGAAGCGGCATGA
- a CDS encoding amidohydrolase — protein MSTSNTTTTTTVYAARKIITMNAMQPHATHVAVRDGRVLAVGSLADMQAWGDFTLDERFAAKVLMPGLVEGHCHLKEGSMWDWTYLGWFDRRDPAGKVWSGLRSMDEVVSRLGEVAAKMTADGVPDTEPLVAWGFDPIYFGGERMTVAHVDRASATRPIVIGHANGHLMNVNSAMLRIAEITRDNEVEGVVKFADGANESEPTGELQEPAAMFLVLRKIGNAGLLAPMTEAGVRSFARLACLQGVTTATDLVNKLTPEDRGVLEKTTGDDGFAVRILPAFQAFHGTHGAAQGAEHVKALMPRNTDRLRYGLVKMMLDGSIQGFSARLRWPGHFNGAPNGIWVTAPAQYEADFETYHRAGLTIHTHTNGDEASEVAIDAIGRVLTRAPRPDHRHTLQHGQMIDAPLFRRMAALGLCANLFANHIWYWGDQHYEMTMGPDRANRLDACGSALAAGVPLAIHSDAPVTPLGPMFTAWCAVNRITPKGRLLGESERITVAQALRAITLGAAWTLKLDGEIGSIECGKRADFCVLEDDPLEMDPMALKDARIWGTVLSGRVFEAQRG, from the coding sequence ATGAGCACAAGCAACACCACGACCACGACCACTGTCTACGCCGCACGCAAGATCATCACCATGAACGCCATGCAGCCGCACGCCACGCACGTGGCGGTGCGCGACGGCCGCGTGCTGGCCGTCGGCTCGCTGGCGGACATGCAGGCATGGGGCGACTTCACGCTCGACGAGCGCTTTGCAGCCAAGGTGCTGATGCCGGGCCTCGTCGAAGGCCACTGCCACCTGAAGGAAGGCAGCATGTGGGACTGGACATACCTCGGCTGGTTCGACCGCCGAGACCCGGCGGGCAAGGTGTGGAGCGGCCTGCGTTCGATGGACGAGGTGGTCTCGCGCCTGGGCGAGGTGGCCGCGAAGATGACGGCCGACGGCGTGCCCGACACCGAGCCGCTCGTCGCCTGGGGCTTCGACCCCATCTACTTCGGCGGCGAACGCATGACGGTGGCGCACGTCGACCGCGCGAGCGCCACGCGGCCCATCGTCATCGGCCATGCCAACGGCCACCTGATGAACGTGAACAGCGCGATGCTGCGCATTGCCGAGATCACGCGCGACAACGAGGTCGAGGGCGTGGTCAAGTTCGCGGACGGTGCGAACGAGAGCGAACCCACGGGCGAACTGCAGGAGCCGGCCGCCATGTTCCTGGTGCTGCGCAAGATCGGCAATGCGGGCCTGCTCGCGCCCATGACCGAGGCCGGTGTGCGCTCGTTCGCCAGGCTGGCATGCCTGCAGGGCGTGACCACCGCGACCGACCTGGTCAACAAGCTCACGCCCGAAGACCGCGGCGTGCTCGAGAAGACCACCGGCGACGACGGCTTCGCCGTGCGCATCCTGCCCGCCTTCCAGGCCTTTCACGGCACGCACGGCGCGGCGCAGGGCGCCGAGCACGTGAAGGCGCTGATGCCGCGCAACACCGACCGCCTGCGCTACGGGCTGGTGAAGATGATGCTCGACGGCTCGATCCAGGGCTTCTCGGCGCGGCTGCGCTGGCCTGGGCATTTCAACGGCGCGCCCAACGGCATCTGGGTGACCGCGCCCGCGCAGTACGAGGCCGATTTCGAGACCTACCACCGCGCGGGCCTGACGATCCACACGCACACCAACGGCGACGAGGCGAGCGAAGTGGCCATCGACGCCATCGGACGCGTGCTCACGCGCGCGCCGCGGCCCGACCACCGCCACACGCTGCAGCACGGCCAGATGATCGACGCGCCGCTGTTCCGCCGCATGGCGGCGCTGGGCCTGTGCGCGAACCTGTTCGCCAATCACATCTGGTACTGGGGCGACCAGCACTACGAGATGACCATGGGCCCCGACCGCGCCAACCGGCTCGATGCCTGCGGCAGCGCGCTGGCGGCGGGCGTGCCGCTGGCCATCCATTCCGATGCGCCGGTCACGCCGCTCGGGCCGATGTTCACGGCGTGGTGCGCGGTGAACCGCATCACGCCCAAGGGCCGGCTGCTGGGCGAGTCGGAGCGCATCACGGTGGCGCAGGCGCTGCGCGCCATCACGCTGGGGGCGGCCTGGACGCTGAAGCTCGACGGCGAGATAGGCAGCATCGAATGCGGCAAGCGTGCCGACTTCTGCGTGCTGGAAGACGACCCGCTCGAGATGGACCCGATGGCGCTCAAGGATGCGCGCATCTGGGGCACGGTGCTGTCGGGCCGCGTGTTCGAGGCACAGCGGGGCTGA
- a CDS encoding NAD(P)/FAD-dependent oxidoreductase, which translates to MTMTGTAPFTTASAAIDGTALQQPPQAPFRPYDPQYDPLHAPDPGAGRAYAPTWWVASAGEPPEDDGPLVRDIDVDVAIIGSGATGMSTALYLAQEHGIRATVLEANQAAWGCSSRSGGQGQNASGRLKRSQWIQRWGLDTAKRLDAEIRGGFENFRHLTTQIDCDAFDGGHLYLAHRAEKLPVLAAEAQLMREKFGYATRMMSAEEVRENYCDERETVGAMFEAEGVGIHPLKFTFGLMRRARALGVTVHTSSPVQGWRTVDGVHHLQTPAGVVRARRVAVCTGGYTGQALSPLLKNRIMPILSNSVVTRPLTDAELQATNFRSQTFLTDTRTLRFYYRLLKGNRLQIGSRSSVSGADAEHPVHLKLLTDAIARKFPPLAGIRIDYSWWGWVDMSHDMMPRITQPEPGSKVWYAVGYGGNGVSFSTWAGKRLAERVAGKDTGKDVFELPIYRSPLPFPNVLGLVESRAFAPFRRVGQRMLYKWYWLKDEK; encoded by the coding sequence ATGACCATGACAGGCACCGCGCCGTTCACCACCGCGAGCGCGGCCATCGACGGCACAGCGCTCCAGCAGCCGCCCCAGGCACCGTTCCGTCCGTACGACCCGCAGTACGACCCGCTTCACGCGCCCGACCCCGGCGCGGGCCGCGCCTATGCGCCCACGTGGTGGGTGGCCAGCGCCGGCGAACCGCCCGAGGACGACGGGCCACTGGTGCGCGACATCGATGTGGACGTGGCCATCATCGGCTCGGGCGCCACCGGCATGTCGACCGCGCTGTACCTGGCGCAGGAGCACGGCATTCGCGCGACGGTGCTCGAGGCCAACCAGGCCGCCTGGGGCTGTTCCAGCCGCAGCGGCGGCCAGGGCCAGAACGCGAGCGGGCGCCTGAAGCGCTCGCAGTGGATCCAGCGCTGGGGCCTCGACACGGCGAAGCGGCTCGACGCCGAGATCCGCGGCGGCTTCGAGAACTTCCGCCACCTCACGACGCAGATCGATTGCGACGCGTTCGACGGCGGCCACCTCTACCTGGCGCACCGGGCGGAGAAGCTGCCGGTGCTCGCCGCCGAGGCGCAGCTCATGCGCGAGAAGTTCGGCTACGCCACCCGCATGATGAGCGCCGAGGAAGTGCGCGAAAACTACTGCGACGAACGCGAGACGGTGGGCGCGATGTTCGAGGCCGAGGGCGTGGGCATCCATCCGCTGAAGTTCACCTTCGGGCTGATGCGGCGCGCCCGCGCGCTCGGCGTGACGGTGCACACGTCGAGCCCGGTGCAGGGATGGCGCACGGTCGACGGGGTGCACCACCTGCAGACACCGGCCGGCGTGGTGCGCGCGCGCCGCGTGGCGGTGTGCACCGGCGGCTACACGGGGCAAGCGCTGAGCCCGCTGTTGAAGAACCGGATCATGCCGATCCTGTCGAACTCGGTCGTGACGCGCCCGCTGACCGACGCGGAGCTGCAGGCCACCAACTTCAGGTCGCAGACCTTCCTGACCGACACGCGCACGCTGCGCTTCTATTACCGGCTGCTCAAGGGCAACCGGCTGCAGATCGGCAGCCGAAGCTCGGTGAGCGGCGCCGACGCCGAACACCCGGTGCACCTGAAGCTGCTGACCGACGCCATCGCGCGCAAGTTCCCGCCGCTGGCAGGCATCCGCATCGACTACTCGTGGTGGGGTTGGGTCGACATGAGCCACGACATGATGCCGCGCATCACCCAGCCCGAGCCCGGCAGCAAGGTCTGGTACGCGGTGGGCTACGGCGGCAACGGCGTGTCGTTCTCGACCTGGGCCGGCAAGCGGCTGGCCGAGCGCGTGGCCGGCAAGGACACGGGCAAGGACGTGTTCGAGCTGCCCATCTACCGATCGCCGCTGCCGTTCCCGAACGTGCTGGGGCTGGTGGAGTCGCGCGCGTTCGCGCCGTTCCGTCGCGTGGGGCAGCGCATGCTCTACAAGTGGTACTGGCTGAAGGACGAGAAGTAG
- a CDS encoding ABC transporter substrate-binding protein, producing the protein MSLPVFTRRTTLLSATLAAAGTLLPFPGFAADEPKRGGTLVIGTTQTPRHLNGAVQSGIATAMPSTQVFASPLRFDDKWNPQPYLAESWKLADDAKSLTLKLRKDALFHDGKPVTSADVAFSIMAIKANHPFATMMGPVDKVETPDAQTAVIRMGVPHPAIVLAMSPALCPILPKHIYDDGQDLKNHPRNTTDVIGSGPFRVTEFKPSQRIVLERFDKFFLPNRPYLDKVIFNVTPDMASLVLGLERGDVQMLPFATLPTDLKRLANDPKVSLTPKGYDGIGPLNWLAFNTAKKPLSDVQVRKAIATSIDKNFITKALMGGFATVSDGPLVASSPFAVNDLVRYPLDLKKAGEMLDAAGYKAGAGGERFKLTIDYLPGGDDQQKNVAEYIRGQLKKVGITVEVRASADFPAWAKRLATHDFDMSMDAVFNWGDPIIGVHRTYLSTNIKPIVWTNTQSYSNPKVDELLNTAGGLTDPTQRKAYYATFQKIVTDELPIEFINQVPYHTITSKKVGNVPTTIWGPLSPLDEVYVR; encoded by the coding sequence ATGTCGCTTCCCGTTTTCACGCGCCGCACCACATTGCTTTCCGCCACTCTCGCGGCGGCGGGCACCCTGCTTCCGTTCCCGGGCTTCGCGGCCGACGAGCCCAAGCGCGGCGGCACGCTGGTGATCGGCACCACGCAGACGCCGCGGCACCTCAACGGCGCGGTGCAGTCGGGCATTGCCACCGCCATGCCGTCGACCCAGGTCTTCGCCAGCCCGCTGCGCTTCGACGACAAGTGGAACCCGCAGCCCTACCTGGCCGAGTCGTGGAAGCTGGCCGACGACGCGAAGTCGCTCACGCTCAAGCTGCGCAAGGACGCGCTGTTCCATGACGGCAAGCCCGTCACCTCGGCCGACGTGGCCTTCTCGATCATGGCCATCAAGGCCAACCATCCGTTCGCCACGATGATGGGCCCCGTCGACAAGGTGGAGACGCCCGACGCGCAGACCGCCGTCATCCGCATGGGCGTACCGCACCCGGCGATCGTGCTAGCGATGTCACCCGCGCTGTGTCCGATTCTTCCCAAGCACATCTACGACGACGGGCAGGACCTGAAGAACCACCCGCGCAACACCACCGACGTGATCGGCTCGGGTCCGTTCCGCGTGACCGAGTTCAAGCCTTCGCAGCGCATCGTGCTCGAGCGCTTCGACAAGTTCTTCCTGCCGAACAGGCCGTACCTCGACAAAGTGATCTTCAACGTCACGCCCGACATGGCCAGCCTGGTGCTGGGCCTGGAGCGCGGCGATGTGCAGATGCTGCCCTTCGCCACCTTGCCCACCGACCTCAAGCGCCTGGCCAACGACCCCAAGGTGTCGCTCACGCCCAAGGGCTACGACGGCATCGGCCCGCTGAACTGGCTGGCCTTCAACACGGCAAAGAAGCCGCTGTCGGACGTGCAGGTGCGCAAGGCCATCGCCACCTCGATCGACAAGAACTTCATCACCAAGGCGCTGATGGGCGGATTCGCCACGGTGTCCGACGGCCCGCTGGTGGCCAGCAGCCCCTTTGCCGTGAACGACCTGGTGCGCTACCCGCTCGACCTGAAGAAGGCCGGCGAGATGCTCGACGCCGCGGGCTACAAGGCAGGTGCGGGCGGCGAGCGGTTCAAGCTCACCATCGACTACCTGCCGGGCGGCGACGACCAGCAGAAGAACGTGGCCGAGTACATCCGCGGCCAGCTCAAGAAAGTGGGCATCACGGTGGAGGTGCGCGCATCCGCCGACTTCCCGGCCTGGGCCAAGCGCCTGGCCACGCACGACTTCGACATGTCGATGGACGCGGTGTTCAACTGGGGCGACCCGATCATCGGCGTGCACCGCACCTATCTGTCGACCAACATCAAGCCGATCGTGTGGACCAACACGCAGTCGTACTCGAACCCGAAGGTCGACGAGCTGCTGAACACCGCCGGCGGCCTGACCGACCCGACGCAGCGCAAGGCCTACTACGCCACGTTCCAGAAGATCGTGACCGACGAGCTGCCGATCGAGTTCATCAACCAGGTGCCGTACCACACCATCACCAGCAAGAAGGTGGGCAACGTGCCGACGACCATCTGGGGGCCACTGTCGCCGCTCGACGAGGTGTACGTCAGGTAA
- a CDS encoding nuclear transport factor 2 family protein: MTSSSSSSSSTVTTDTLAAFSDAWNRHDIDALMSFMTEDCIFQTAAGPDACGTRHVGTEAVRNAFAGAWAAVPDAQWVNGQHFVHGDFGTSQWTFTGTAADGSRIETDGIDVFTFKGGKIHLKNVFRKARPNLPAAR; the protein is encoded by the coding sequence GTGACCTCTTCTTCGTCCTCTTCCTCTTCCACCGTGACCACCGACACCCTCGCCGCCTTCAGCGATGCATGGAACCGCCACGACATCGATGCCCTGATGAGCTTCATGACCGAGGACTGCATCTTCCAGACGGCAGCCGGCCCCGACGCCTGCGGCACGCGCCATGTGGGCACCGAGGCGGTGCGCAACGCCTTCGCCGGCGCCTGGGCCGCGGTGCCCGATGCGCAATGGGTGAACGGCCAGCACTTCGTGCACGGCGACTTCGGCACCTCGCAGTGGACCTTCACCGGCACCGCCGCCGACGGCAGCCGCATCGAGACCGACGGCATCGACGTCTTCACCTTCAAGGGCGGAAAGATCCACCTGAAGAACGTGTTCCGCAAGGCCCGCCCCAACCTGCCTGCCGCCAGGTAA
- a CDS encoding ABC transporter permease has product MSKVITMPSAGAATFKPTPKVRVEHPAAEAMRMFLRNPAAIAGMAMLLVVLLVAIAGPWLYPADPFEIRAAPLTPPFSEDAWLGSDYLGRDVLTALIYGGRATLLVGAVAALLSVVIGITLGAFAGYYGGKVDAALMKLTEFFQVLPALLFAMVVVTLFSPTLVTVTLAIGIVSWTGTARLTRAEFMKYRGLEFVRAERAIGARDARIIWKVILPNALPPLVVSATLAIGAAILFEAGLSFLGLGDPNQMSWGLMIGSSRQYVLSCWWAVAFPGAAIFITVLAVSLIGDGLNDALNPKLRER; this is encoded by the coding sequence ATGAGCAAGGTGATCACGATGCCCTCTGCCGGCGCCGCAACGTTTAAGCCCACACCCAAAGTGCGCGTGGAGCATCCCGCCGCGGAGGCCATGCGCATGTTCCTGCGCAACCCTGCCGCCATCGCCGGCATGGCGATGCTCCTGGTGGTGCTGCTGGTGGCCATCGCCGGCCCATGGCTGTACCCCGCCGATCCGTTCGAGATCAGGGCCGCACCGCTCACCCCGCCCTTCAGCGAGGACGCCTGGCTCGGCAGCGACTACCTCGGGCGCGACGTGCTCACCGCGCTGATCTACGGCGGGCGGGCCACGCTGCTGGTGGGCGCGGTGGCCGCGCTGCTGTCGGTGGTGATCGGCATCACGCTCGGCGCCTTCGCGGGCTACTACGGCGGCAAGGTCGACGCAGCACTGATGAAGCTCACCGAGTTCTTCCAGGTGCTGCCCGCGCTGCTGTTCGCGATGGTGGTGGTGACGCTGTTCTCGCCCACGCTCGTGACGGTGACGCTCGCCATCGGCATCGTGAGCTGGACCGGCACCGCACGGCTCACGCGTGCCGAGTTCATGAAGTACCGCGGGCTGGAGTTCGTGCGCGCGGAACGGGCCATCGGCGCACGGGACGCGCGCATCATCTGGAAGGTGATCCTGCCGAATGCTCTGCCGCCGCTGGTGGTGTCTGCCACGCTGGCGATCGGCGCGGCCATCCTGTTCGAGGCGGGGCTGTCGTTCCTCGGGCTGGGCGACCCCAACCAGATGAGCTGGGGCCTGATGATCGGCTCCAGCCGGCAGTACGTGCTGTCGTGCTGGTGGGCGGTGGCCTTTCCGGGCGCGGCAATTTTCATCACCGTACTGGCCGTCAGCCTCATCGGCGACGGGCTGAACGATGCCCTCAACCCCAAACTGAGGGAGCGTTGA
- a CDS encoding CobW family GTP-binding protein, with product MANAKKRLPLTVIGGFLGAGKTTLLNRWLREANGLRMAVLVNDFGALNIDADLIAATHGDTTALTNGCVCCQIGDDLGRALVEVIEAQTPFDAVVIEASGVSDPWRIAQIGMAAPELSLEGVVVLVDASAVAQQANDPLLADTLARQVKSADLVVINKVDLVDAETLAGAKAWVETTAPGTPCIETIESAVPLALLSGVSHAEAAPHVCGPGCRGDHHPHDQASPDHGALFQTWSAQPGAVIAAATLRAWLREMPPGVLRLKGVLRTGPDEWSEVQFAGRHGSLRKASPPAGDAHAGVVAIGLRGRLPESALREFFSP from the coding sequence GTGGCGAACGCAAAGAAGCGCCTGCCGCTCACCGTCATCGGCGGCTTCCTGGGTGCGGGCAAGACCACCCTGCTCAACCGCTGGTTGCGCGAGGCGAACGGCCTGCGCATGGCGGTGCTGGTGAACGACTTCGGTGCGCTCAACATCGACGCCGACCTGATCGCTGCCACGCACGGCGACACCACCGCGCTGACCAACGGCTGCGTGTGCTGCCAGATCGGCGACGACCTGGGGCGCGCGCTGGTGGAGGTGATCGAGGCGCAGACACCGTTCGACGCGGTGGTGATCGAGGCCAGCGGCGTGTCGGACCCGTGGCGCATCGCGCAGATCGGCATGGCGGCGCCGGAGTTGAGCCTCGAAGGCGTGGTCGTGCTCGTGGACGCGAGCGCGGTGGCGCAGCAGGCGAACGACCCGCTGCTGGCCGACACGCTGGCGCGGCAAGTGAAGTCGGCCGACCTGGTGGTGATCAACAAGGTGGACCTGGTGGACGCCGAAACGCTGGCCGGCGCAAAGGCCTGGGTCGAGACGACGGCACCCGGCACGCCGTGCATCGAGACCATCGAATCGGCCGTGCCGCTGGCGCTGTTGTCGGGCGTGTCGCATGCGGAGGCTGCGCCGCATGTCTGCGGGCCCGGCTGCCGCGGCGATCACCATCCGCACGACCAGGCGTCGCCCGACCACGGCGCGCTGTTCCAGACGTGGAGCGCGCAACCCGGGGCGGTCATTGCCGCGGCGACGCTGCGCGCATGGCTTCGCGAGATGCCGCCGGGCGTGCTGCGGCTCAAGGGCGTGCTGCGCACCGGCCCGGATGAGTGGTCGGAAGTGCAGTTTGCAGGCCGCCATGGCAGCCTGCGCAAGGCATCGCCACCCGCGGGCGATGCGCATGCCGGCGTGGTCGCCATCGGCCTGCGCGGCCGGCTGCCCGAAAGCGCGCTGAGGGAATTCTTCTCGCCCTGA